In Chitinophaga sp. HK235, a single window of DNA contains:
- a CDS encoding SusD/RagB family nutrient-binding outer membrane lipoprotein, translated as MKKRTLHMLLVIATVLLSSGCTGKFIDINKNPYDFGEDELKGDFQLMGAPMSQAQLHLLRYNDPPTAQLQQNLNADIFSGYMMSPTPFEGNINNTNYGLLYYWNNHPWNEAYNWVFKACAFTQEKARGKYPDFYAWAQIMKVEAMHRISDIFGPIIYTHFSNINEDKSLDYDSQQEAYYAFFKDLDSGITTLTNYVNSGATQRFQSFDLVYKGDYVQWIKFANTLRLRLAIRISGVDKDKARAEGEAALKHPMGLLQDSKDNFSVDISPVTHPLNIMCYTWADLRMSAPMESILTGLKDPRLPKYFVHTDEGPTVYRGIRNGIRISAKEQYSGFSLLVRLENKIQYMTAAEAWFLKAEAALNGWEGAGTAAYNYEKGISTSFAQYGLTNVDDYINNNTNKAKPYIDPNNPVNNVSAGSQHLSTITIKWQEEASAEEKLERIITQKWIAMFPEGQEAWSEFRRTGYPKLFPVVINNSNLTISSEKFIRRLPMPQIEQVTNPKALAKAVKTLNGPDNGGTRLWWDTKP; from the coding sequence ATGAAAAAACGGACTTTACACATGCTGCTCGTTATCGCCACCGTCCTGCTGAGCAGTGGCTGTACCGGGAAATTCATCGACATCAATAAAAACCCTTACGACTTCGGAGAAGATGAGCTGAAAGGAGATTTCCAGCTGATGGGCGCACCTATGTCGCAGGCCCAGCTGCACCTCCTGCGCTACAACGACCCTCCCACCGCACAACTGCAGCAGAACCTGAATGCAGATATATTTTCCGGTTATATGATGTCGCCCACCCCTTTTGAAGGTAATATCAACAATACCAATTACGGACTGCTGTATTACTGGAACAACCATCCCTGGAACGAGGCCTACAACTGGGTATTCAAAGCCTGTGCCTTCACCCAGGAAAAAGCCAGAGGTAAGTACCCTGATTTTTATGCCTGGGCCCAGATCATGAAAGTAGAAGCCATGCATCGCATCAGCGATATCTTCGGTCCTATTATATACACTCATTTCAGTAACATTAACGAGGATAAAAGCCTGGATTACGACTCCCAGCAGGAGGCTTATTATGCGTTTTTCAAAGATCTTGACAGCGGTATCACGACGCTGACCAATTATGTCAACAGTGGCGCCACACAGCGTTTTCAGTCTTTTGACCTTGTATATAAAGGAGATTATGTCCAATGGATAAAATTTGCCAACACCCTGCGGTTAAGGCTGGCGATCCGTATCTCGGGAGTAGACAAAGACAAAGCCCGCGCTGAAGGCGAAGCTGCTCTGAAACATCCTATGGGCTTACTACAGGACAGCAAAGACAATTTTTCAGTAGACATCTCTCCTGTCACCCATCCGTTGAACATCATGTGTTATACCTGGGCCGACCTGCGTATGAGTGCGCCCATGGAGTCTATACTGACTGGTTTAAAAGACCCGCGCCTGCCGAAATATTTTGTACATACCGATGAGGGGCCTACTGTATACCGTGGTATTCGCAACGGCATCCGTATTTCAGCCAAGGAACAGTATTCCGGCTTTTCGCTGCTGGTACGGCTGGAAAATAAAATCCAGTACATGACCGCAGCCGAAGCCTGGTTCCTGAAAGCAGAAGCAGCCCTTAATGGCTGGGAAGGCGCCGGCACCGCCGCCTATAATTATGAAAAAGGTATCAGCACTTCTTTCGCCCAATACGGACTAACTAACGTTGACGACTATATTAATAACAACACTAACAAGGCCAAACCTTACATAGATCCTAACAATCCTGTCAACAATGTTTCTGCCGGCAGCCAACATTTGAGCACCATCACCATCAAATGGCAGGAAGAGGCATCAGCAGAAGAGAAACTGGAACGTATCATCACCCAGAAATGGATTGCCATGTTTCCCGAAGGACAGGAAGCCTGGAGTGAATTCAGACGTACGGGTTATCCCAAACTGTTTCCCGTAGTGATCAACAACAGTAACCTTACGATCAGCAGCGAAAAATTCATCCGCCGCCTCCCTATGCCACAGATAGAACAGGTCACCAATCCCAAAGCCCTCGCCAAAGCCGTCAAAACACTGAACGGCCCGGATAACGGAGGGACACGATTATGGTGGGATACCAAACCATGA
- a CDS encoding RagB/SusD family nutrient uptake outer membrane protein — MKKLRFKLYKPVAVIALAAGILGLNACTKNFEEYNTDNTGLTEDALRPDFNYIGGFFPQIQSSIYFNFNNTNSDFQLQQNLMGDVYSGYLMPPNNFRGNINNMTYSLVDGWNASAFNLAYNNVMAPIAEVKRRGAPAKAPEFWAIALILKVEAMHRVTDIYGPIPYSSYGSGGTTSAYDKQEDVYTRFFKELDTAVTSLNTYVAANPGVSLFSKFDMLYGGDYKQWVKFANSLRLRLAIRISNVNPAKAKEEGEKALDPAKGGVLEVTRDNANVSGFGLKNPLFTIVTSWTDNAMNASMESILVGYKDPRLPKYFDHATAYPGTYKGIRIGSQVTAKPDYTGYSVPANAETKTFRANTPIQLMTSAEVFFLRAEAALRGWNNTGGTPAELYEKGMRASFAQWDAAPADVNAYIADDISKPIDYVDPRNAANNSPALSKITIKWNDAGNFNEKLERIITQKWIAMYPEGQEAWSEFRRTGYPKLFPVVNNLSNGTINTDIQIRRIPFPNTEYTSNKAEVDKAIQLLGPNPKDEGGVRLWWDIPH; from the coding sequence ATGAAAAAGCTCAGATTCAAACTATATAAGCCAGTAGCAGTCATCGCGCTGGCGGCAGGTATCCTTGGTCTCAATGCCTGTACCAAAAACTTCGAGGAATACAATACAGACAATACCGGGTTGACCGAAGACGCGCTGAGGCCCGATTTCAACTATATCGGTGGCTTCTTCCCGCAGATACAGTCTTCCATCTATTTCAACTTCAACAACACGAACTCCGACTTTCAGCTGCAACAAAACCTGATGGGCGACGTGTACTCCGGTTATCTGATGCCGCCAAATAACTTCCGCGGTAACATCAATAACATGACCTATTCACTGGTAGACGGCTGGAATGCTTCCGCCTTCAACCTGGCTTACAATAACGTGATGGCGCCTATCGCCGAAGTAAAAAGAAGAGGTGCACCGGCTAAAGCTCCTGAGTTCTGGGCCATTGCGCTGATCCTCAAGGTAGAAGCCATGCACCGGGTAACCGATATCTATGGTCCTATTCCTTACAGCTCTTATGGCAGTGGCGGAACTACTTCTGCCTACGACAAACAGGAAGATGTGTACACCCGCTTCTTTAAAGAACTGGATACTGCTGTAACCTCACTGAACACGTATGTAGCCGCGAATCCGGGTGTTTCCCTCTTCAGTAAATTTGATATGTTATATGGCGGTGATTACAAACAATGGGTCAAGTTTGCCAACTCCCTTCGTCTGCGACTGGCGATCCGTATTTCCAACGTAAATCCTGCCAAAGCAAAAGAAGAAGGTGAAAAAGCACTGGACCCCGCCAAAGGTGGCGTGCTGGAAGTCACCAGGGACAATGCCAATGTTTCCGGCTTCGGTCTGAAAAATCCGCTGTTCACTATCGTAACATCCTGGACAGACAACGCCATGAACGCCTCTATGGAGTCTATCCTGGTAGGGTATAAAGACCCTCGTTTGCCTAAATATTTCGACCATGCTACCGCCTATCCCGGCACCTACAAAGGTATCCGTATCGGTAGCCAGGTGACCGCCAAACCGGACTATACCGGCTATTCCGTTCCTGCTAATGCGGAAACCAAAACATTCCGCGCCAACACTCCCATACAGCTGATGACTTCAGCAGAAGTCTTCTTCCTGCGCGCAGAAGCTGCCCTGAGAGGATGGAACAACACCGGAGGAACCCCTGCCGAACTGTATGAAAAAGGCATGCGGGCTTCCTTCGCTCAATGGGATGCCGCTCCGGCTGATGTTAATGCTTATATAGCAGACGATATCAGCAAACCAATTGATTACGTAGATCCCCGCAATGCGGCCAACAACTCCCCTGCGTTGTCTAAAATCACCATCAAATGGAATGATGCCGGCAATTTCAACGAAAAACTGGAACGTATCATCACCCAGAAATGGATCGCTATGTATCCGGAAGGACAGGAAGCCTGGAGCGAATTCAGACGTACCGGCTATCCTAAACTGTTCCCTGTTGTAAATAACTTAAGCAACGGGACCATCAATACCGACATACAAATCAGAAGAATACCATTCCCCAACACAGAATATACTTCCAACAAAGCGGAAGTGGACAAAGCCATCCAGCTGTTAGGCCCCAATCCTAAAGACGAAGGTGGTGTGAGACTCTGGTGGGACATACCTCACTGA
- a CDS encoding alpha/beta hydrolase family protein, producing MKHTLTLFLFLFFLQTVRAADVDTISIPSAAMRRSYKCVVITPASYKEGTRRYPVVYLLHGHSGNYANWVRKVPAVKELADTYQCMIVCPDGAISSWYVDSPVDSTIRFETYVGKEIPAYIDQHYQTLPEPHYRAITGLSMGGHGALYLAIRHPEVFGAAGSISGGVDFRPFPKNWDIAKRLGAPGVNGANWTDYTVIGQLDRLKPGTLPMIIDCGVKDFYIDVNRDLHKKLLEKGIDHDYTERAGQHDWDYWANSIQYQLLFFHRFFQ from the coding sequence ATGAAACACACGCTCACCCTCTTTTTGTTTTTGTTCTTCCTGCAGACGGTCCGCGCTGCGGATGTTGATACCATCAGCATTCCCAGTGCAGCTATGCGCCGCAGTTACAAGTGCGTGGTTATTACACCGGCTTCCTATAAGGAAGGCACCCGGCGTTATCCGGTGGTGTACCTGCTGCACGGTCATAGCGGTAATTATGCCAACTGGGTCCGTAAAGTACCTGCTGTAAAAGAACTGGCCGATACCTACCAATGCATGATCGTATGCCCGGATGGAGCGATCAGCAGCTGGTATGTCGATAGTCCGGTAGACAGCACTATACGGTTTGAGACCTATGTAGGAAAAGAAATACCGGCATATATTGACCAACACTACCAAACCCTGCCCGAACCGCATTACCGCGCTATTACAGGGCTTAGTATGGGCGGCCATGGTGCGCTGTATCTCGCCATCCGTCATCCGGAAGTGTTTGGCGCAGCCGGCAGTATCAGTGGTGGCGTGGATTTCAGGCCATTCCCCAAAAACTGGGATATTGCCAAAAGACTGGGTGCACCTGGCGTAAACGGCGCCAACTGGACCGATTACACGGTCATCGGTCAGCTCGACAGGCTGAAACCTGGTACCCTGCCCATGATCATTGATTGTGGTGTAAAGGATTTCTATATCGACGTGAACCGCGACCTGCATAAAAAACTGCTCGAAAAAGGTATCGATCACGACTATACGGAACGTGCCGGGCAACACGACTGGGATTACTGGGCCAATTCGATACAGTATCAGTTACTCTTTTTCCATCGTTTCTTTCAGTAA
- a CDS encoding SusC/RagA family TonB-linked outer membrane protein, giving the protein MKKNLRLMKVCAVTGIALTSILADNAYAKAAGYTYAPTASFRSILQEREISGTVRDNKGTPLPGVSVQIKGATKGAQTNASGQYHLSAKAGDVLVFSSIGFAPREVTVGTSASVDVRLEENVKGLNELVVTALGVKKTAKSLTYSTQRLGGEELTTAKDANLMNSISGKAAGITVSRSGSGVGGSVKVTLRGNKSAQSTNQPLYVIDGIPMTNYSTQQPNSTWGGNGTITFAPGRDGGDGISNLNPDDVESVSVLKGASASALYGSQAANGVILITTKKGKSGTSKVEFSSGFTLDKIAYKPKLQNSYGATKDGSTQSWGPEITNAHDNVSDFFRNGNTWINSINFTAGNEKAQTYISYANTNANGVMPGNDLNRHNFTFRETAKFLNDKLTLDGNVNIITQKLDNGPVTGLYFNPLTGLYLFPRGRDMAPYKDSYTKFDPIRQIDLQNWPFNEDVQQNPYWIVNRNTSQARRNRTLFNASAKYDIADWLYVQARGNMDRTNDTYDGQFYAGTHGVLSGPNGRYIMSDLTTTQFYGDLIVNANRHFGNFKLNALLGTSINDTRTKGMNGDSFNGDLYVANFFTLQNMTAGSQIQTVPENHSQLQAVFGNVNLSYKDLVFLDLSGRNDWSSNLAYTGNGSYFYPSAGLSFMLHQLLNLPEPVSYAKLRGSYAAVGNTVPWYVTNPLNRLGNVGGTFVFNNQAPFKELKPEKTKSLEIGTEWRFLQDRLNFDFTYYKTNTTNQYFQIAVPPGTGYAFRFINAGNIQNSGFEVVLGYNVIKTDKFRWNTSLNYSQNKNKVIELADNIDQFVLTPQGSNTFASIIAKGGSYGDIYGKVLKRDESGRVIIGKDGPLVSSDLALVGNPNPKWQGGWSNNLSYKDFTLSFLIDGKFGGKVMSMTEAVLDKYGVSERTAEGRKNGGVAINGVGENTKETISKIDAAQWYGVIGGRDGVSGEYMYDATVVRFRELSLGYAVPSRALGRGFVKNLRFSLVGRNLFYISKKAPFDPEISMSTGNGLSGVDMFALPATRSFGFNLNVGF; this is encoded by the coding sequence ATGAAAAAAAACCTACGCCTTATGAAAGTGTGTGCTGTAACGGGAATAGCGCTCACTTCCATATTAGCAGACAATGCTTATGCGAAGGCTGCCGGCTATACTTATGCGCCCACAGCTTCATTCCGTAGCATTTTACAGGAAAGGGAAATCAGCGGTACTGTCCGCGATAACAAAGGGACTCCTCTGCCCGGCGTTTCTGTACAAATAAAAGGTGCTACCAAAGGCGCACAAACCAATGCATCCGGCCAATACCACCTCAGTGCCAAAGCCGGCGACGTATTGGTATTCAGCTCTATCGGTTTCGCTCCTCGTGAAGTGACCGTAGGCACCAGTGCTTCTGTAGATGTAAGACTCGAAGAGAATGTAAAAGGATTGAATGAACTGGTAGTAACAGCGCTGGGTGTGAAAAAGACTGCCAAATCACTGACTTATTCCACACAAAGGCTGGGCGGTGAAGAACTGACCACTGCCAAAGACGCCAACCTCATGAACTCCATCTCCGGTAAAGCTGCCGGTATCACGGTGAGCAGGAGTGGTTCCGGTGTAGGCGGTTCCGTTAAAGTAACCCTTCGTGGTAATAAATCCGCTCAAAGTACCAACCAGCCACTGTATGTAATTGATGGTATCCCCATGACCAACTACAGCACCCAGCAGCCTAACAGTACCTGGGGTGGTAATGGTACCATTACCTTTGCACCTGGTCGTGACGGTGGTGACGGTATCTCCAACCTCAACCCCGACGACGTGGAAAGCGTGTCTGTACTGAAAGGTGCTTCTGCTTCTGCGCTGTACGGTAGTCAGGCAGCCAATGGTGTTATCCTCATCACCACCAAAAAAGGTAAATCCGGCACCTCCAAAGTAGAATTTTCCAGTGGTTTCACCCTCGATAAAATAGCTTACAAACCTAAGCTGCAGAACTCCTATGGCGCCACCAAAGACGGTTCTACCCAAAGCTGGGGCCCTGAAATCACCAATGCCCATGATAACGTCTCCGACTTCTTCCGTAACGGTAATACCTGGATCAACTCCATCAACTTCACCGCCGGTAATGAAAAAGCCCAGACTTATATCTCTTATGCCAACACCAATGCAAATGGTGTAATGCCAGGCAATGACCTCAACCGTCACAACTTCACTTTCCGGGAAACTGCCAAATTCCTGAACGATAAACTGACACTGGATGGTAACGTAAACATCATCACCCAGAAGCTGGATAACGGACCTGTAACCGGCTTGTACTTCAACCCGCTGACCGGTTTGTATCTGTTCCCAAGAGGCCGTGATATGGCACCTTATAAGGACAGCTATACCAAGTTTGACCCCATCCGTCAGATAGACCTCCAGAACTGGCCTTTCAACGAAGACGTACAACAGAACCCTTACTGGATCGTTAACAGAAATACCAGCCAGGCCAGGCGTAACAGGACCCTCTTCAATGCCAGCGCCAAATACGATATCGCTGACTGGTTATATGTTCAGGCCCGCGGTAACATGGACCGTACCAACGATACCTACGATGGTCAGTTCTATGCCGGTACTCACGGCGTACTCTCAGGCCCCAACGGCCGCTATATCATGAGCGACCTTACTACCACTCAGTTTTACGGTGACCTGATCGTTAATGCCAACCGCCACTTCGGCAACTTCAAGCTGAATGCATTGTTGGGTACCAGCATCAACGATACCCGTACCAAAGGCATGAACGGAGACAGCTTTAACGGCGACCTCTATGTAGCTAATTTCTTCACCCTGCAGAACATGACCGCTGGTAGCCAGATACAGACAGTTCCGGAAAACCACAGCCAGCTGCAAGCCGTATTCGGTAACGTGAACCTGTCTTACAAAGACCTCGTGTTCCTTGACCTGAGCGGCCGTAATGACTGGTCTTCCAACCTGGCCTATACTGGTAACGGCTCCTACTTTTATCCCTCTGCCGGCCTTTCCTTCATGCTCCATCAACTCCTCAACCTGCCGGAACCTGTTAGCTACGCCAAACTCCGCGGCTCCTATGCTGCAGTAGGTAACACTGTTCCATGGTACGTAACCAACCCGCTCAACAGGCTGGGTAACGTAGGCGGTACTTTCGTGTTCAACAACCAGGCTCCTTTCAAAGAACTGAAACCAGAAAAAACCAAATCACTGGAAATCGGTACAGAATGGCGTTTCCTGCAGGACAGACTGAACTTCGACTTTACCTACTATAAAACAAATACCACTAACCAGTACTTCCAGATCGCCGTACCACCGGGAACCGGTTACGCCTTCCGCTTCATCAACGCTGGTAACATCCAGAACAGCGGTTTCGAAGTGGTACTGGGATACAATGTGATCAAAACAGACAAATTCCGCTGGAACACCAGCCTCAACTATTCTCAGAACAAAAACAAGGTGATCGAGCTGGCTGACAATATCGACCAGTTTGTGCTGACACCTCAAGGCTCCAACACCTTCGCATCTATCATCGCCAAAGGCGGTTCCTATGGTGACATCTATGGTAAAGTGCTGAAAAGAGATGAAAGCGGTCGTGTGATCATCGGTAAAGATGGTCCGCTGGTAAGCTCCGACCTCGCACTTGTGGGTAATCCTAACCCTAAATGGCAAGGTGGCTGGAGCAACAACCTCAGTTATAAGGACTTCACCCTGAGCTTCCTGATCGATGGTAAATTCGGCGGTAAAGTAATGTCTATGACGGAAGCTGTACTGGACAAATACGGTGTATCCGAAAGAACTGCAGAAGGCCGCAAAAACGGTGGTGTAGCCATCAATGGCGTAGGTGAAAACACCAAGGAAACCATCAGCAAAATTGATGCAGCCCAATGGTATGGTGTTATAGGCGGACGTGACGGTGTTAGTGGCGAGTATATGTACGACGCTACTGTAGTAAGATTCAGAGAGCTGTCTCTTGGTTATGCCGTTCCTTCCAGAGCACTGGGCCGTGGTTTTGTGAAAAACCTCCGTTTCTCACTCGTAGGCAGAAACCTCTTTTATATCTCCAAAAAAGCACCATTCGATCCGGAGATCTCCATGTCTACTGGCAACGGCCTGTCCGGTGTGGATATGTTCGCGCTGCCAGCTACCCGCAGCTTTGGCTTTAACCTGAATGTTGGTTTCTAA
- a CDS encoding M1 family metallopeptidase, giving the protein MRKNLYLLGILCSTAVTLHAQNNPGSNHGNRFEQLGTMLQTPNMYRSASGAPGPKYWQQRADYEIAAELDDAKQKLTGAETITYFNNSPDPLTYLWLQLDENEHDPKSDNRSFDGSKMSDKMTLREISGMLPPTGDLGVKIVKVTDADGKTLPYTINQTMMRIDLPKTLMPGEKYRFKVEWWYNLSNRMVTGGRGGYEYFQEDNNYLYTIAQWYPRMAVYSDFQGWQNKQFTGRGEFALAFGNFRVRFTVPADHIIGATGECQNYKEMLSPAQFQRWQQAQTSKEPVEIVTLDEAKKAMQNKAGARKTWVYEAQNVRDFALISSRRLVWDAMPANVEGNKVMAMSYYGPEAYPLYRRYSTKVVAHTVKSYSQHTIPYPYPVAISVEAASGMEYPMICFNYGRADKDGSYSEATKNGMIGVITHEVGHNFFPMIVNSDERQWSWMDEGLNTFCQFMAEQEWDSNFPSSRGPAHKIVDYMKMPKDQLEPIMTNSENIIQFGPNAYAKPATALNILRETVMGRELFDFAFREYARRWAFKHPTPADFFRTMEDASAVDLDWFWRGWFFTTEPVDISIDSVKWYSMDAKNPAESNKAAKAAYDKSMDHVARQRNKAAGIKFAVDQDTSLQDFYSKWNRFEVTSEDKAAYEQFYSSLSPEEKAMYDSKKNFYEVTFSNVGGLVMPLILEWTFADGTKETDRISAYIWRKNENQVTKVFAKDKKVVSLKLDPLRETADIDESNNSWPREASPSRFEMFKSATSVRGASTGDNPMKKALNK; this is encoded by the coding sequence ATGAGAAAAAATCTGTACCTCCTTGGTATTTTATGCAGTACTGCTGTTACACTGCATGCACAAAACAACCCGGGATCCAACCATGGTAACCGCTTCGAGCAGCTGGGAACAATGCTGCAGACGCCCAATATGTACCGCTCCGCTTCCGGGGCCCCGGGGCCTAAATACTGGCAACAACGCGCCGACTATGAAATCGCGGCCGAACTGGATGATGCCAAACAGAAACTGACAGGTGCTGAAACCATCACCTACTTTAATAATTCTCCGGACCCGCTTACCTACCTCTGGCTGCAGCTGGATGAGAACGAGCATGACCCGAAAAGCGATAACCGCAGCTTCGACGGTAGTAAGATGTCTGATAAAATGACATTAAGGGAAATCAGCGGCATGCTGCCTCCTACCGGCGATCTGGGCGTAAAAATCGTGAAAGTGACCGATGCGGATGGTAAAACGCTGCCTTATACCATCAACCAGACGATGATGCGGATAGACCTGCCTAAAACCCTGATGCCGGGAGAGAAATACCGCTTCAAGGTAGAGTGGTGGTACAACCTGTCTAATCGTATGGTGACTGGTGGCCGTGGGGGTTATGAATATTTCCAGGAAGACAACAACTACCTCTACACTATCGCACAGTGGTATCCTCGTATGGCAGTGTATTCCGACTTCCAGGGATGGCAGAACAAACAGTTCACCGGCAGAGGCGAATTTGCCCTCGCTTTCGGCAATTTCCGTGTACGCTTTACCGTACCCGCCGACCATATCATCGGTGCTACCGGTGAATGCCAGAACTATAAGGAAATGCTGTCTCCTGCACAGTTCCAGCGCTGGCAACAGGCCCAAACCAGCAAAGAGCCAGTGGAAATAGTGACACTGGATGAAGCGAAAAAAGCCATGCAGAATAAAGCAGGTGCCCGTAAAACATGGGTGTACGAAGCACAGAATGTGCGCGACTTCGCACTTATTTCTTCTCGCCGCCTCGTATGGGATGCTATGCCTGCCAATGTGGAAGGCAATAAAGTGATGGCCATGTCTTACTATGGTCCGGAGGCTTACCCGCTCTACCGCCGTTATTCTACCAAAGTGGTGGCGCATACTGTCAAATCCTACTCCCAACATACCATCCCGTACCCTTATCCGGTGGCCATCTCTGTAGAAGCAGCCAGCGGTATGGAATACCCGATGATCTGCTTCAACTACGGCCGTGCTGATAAAGACGGTAGTTATTCCGAAGCGACCAAAAATGGTATGATAGGCGTGATCACCCACGAAGTAGGCCACAACTTCTTCCCCATGATCGTCAACTCCGACGAAAGGCAGTGGTCCTGGATGGATGAAGGACTGAACACCTTCTGCCAGTTTATGGCTGAACAGGAGTGGGACAGCAACTTCCCTTCCTCCCGTGGTCCGGCACATAAGATCGTTGACTACATGAAAATGCCGAAAGATCAGCTGGAACCGATCATGACCAATTCTGAAAATATTATTCAGTTTGGACCGAACGCATATGCCAAACCAGCCACAGCCCTCAATATCCTGCGTGAAACCGTAATGGGCCGCGAACTGTTTGATTTTGCCTTCCGTGAATATGCGCGCCGCTGGGCCTTTAAACATCCTACGCCGGCAGATTTCTTCCGTACCATGGAAGATGCTTCTGCTGTAGACCTGGACTGGTTCTGGCGCGGATGGTTCTTTACCACCGAACCGGTAGACATCTCCATCGACAGCGTAAAATGGTACAGCATGGACGCTAAAAATCCGGCTGAATCCAACAAGGCCGCCAAGGCCGCCTATGATAAAAGTATGGACCATGTAGCCCGTCAGCGCAACAAAGCTGCAGGTATTAAATTTGCAGTAGATCAGGACACCAGCCTGCAGGATTTCTACAGCAAATGGAACCGCTTTGAAGTGACCAGCGAAGACAAAGCTGCCTATGAGCAGTTCTACAGCAGCCTGTCTCCCGAAGAAAAAGCGATGTACGACAGCAAAAAGAACTTCTATGAAGTGACTTTTTCCAACGTAGGCGGACTGGTAATGCCGCTGATCCTGGAATGGACATTTGCAGATGGTACTAAGGAAACAGACCGCATCTCTGCTTACATCTGGCGTAAAAATGAAAACCAGGTTACCAAAGTATTTGCGAAAGACAAAAAAGTAGTATCGCTGAAACTGGACCCGCTCCGCGAAACAGCTGATATCGACGAAAGCAATAACAGCTGGCCGCGTGAAGCAAGCCCTTCCCGGTTCGAAATGTTTAAAAGCGCTACCAGCGTAAGAGGTGCGTCCACCGGCGATAATCCGATGAAAAAAGCCCTTAATAAATAA